From Portunus trituberculatus isolate SZX2019 chromosome 37, ASM1759143v1, whole genome shotgun sequence, one genomic window encodes:
- the LOC123514293 gene encoding U7 snRNA-associated Sm-like protein LSm10, with protein MGLFGRSRHRELNSLTCLVVALEGWRTTVELHNDAFVSGLVINVDAKMNIDMEDARYTDGNGKTVRLENFHVRGRKVRYVHIPDQINIMEAIQKKVKVKVPHRRMTEKGHIALKRTQQTLKRYRRQQEELQQQQESSASSSQSLPGPSTSSQ; from the exons ATGGGATTATTTGGACGCAGCCGGCACCGGGAGTTGAACAGCCTGACGTGCCTGGTGGTGGCATTGGAAGGCTGGCGCACCACTGTTGAACTGCACAACGACGCCTTTGTCTCGGGGCTCGTCATCAATGTGGATGC AAAAATGAACATAGACATGGAGGATGCCAGGTATACTGATGGCAATGGCAAAACTGTGAGGTTAGAGAACTTCCACGTGAGGGGGAGGAAAGTCCGCTATGTCCACATCCCTGACCAG ATCAACATCATGGAAGCCATTCAGAAGAAGGTGAAGGTTAAAGTCCCACATCGGCGGATGACTGAAAAGGGACACATTGCCCTAAAGCGTACACAGCAGACTCTTAAGAGGTACAGACGACAACAGGAAGAgctgcagcagcaacaagaaaGCTCTGCATCATCATCTCAGTCCCTCCCAGGACCATCTACCAGTAGCCAATGA